Within Anopheles nili chromosome 3, idAnoNiliSN_F5_01, whole genome shotgun sequence, the genomic segment TGGTTTAAGGAGAGGCAAATGGGTATACCTGTAGTATGGATTATTCTAGGATATACTGTTTAAATATTCTATAACCTTAAAAAAACTTGATTAATAAgagattgaaaaatgaaagatttcaaataattaaatatgaTCGGACCTTTATTCGGaattacttttttattttgattgccATACCTATTTAAGCTCTTTtgatcatttttattattttaatcttCGGTTTCCATAACACAAAGTCAGCAATATAATGATGAAATTCTATCAGCTTTGGAAAAATTGGTAACATTTATGATAGATcagatttaaatttaaaaatttcacAATAAATAAGAGCCACCCTGTGGGATAAGATGCATAATTTTCCGAAATGGAATGGTTTACATTCATGATAACTGACatgtttttgaaataatttaaaaagtgCTAGTCTAAAATAACATATGATCAtgtgaaattaaaaccaaacaaaaaaaatcgctatTTTCTATTGAATTAATCGTTTATTTCACCCAACTGAGACCACGGTCTGCCAAAGTCATCGTTTTCCAAGTGCTTCGAACTGTCAAAACAAGCTAGATTGCCGCATCTCTTTAGGTATAGACAAACGTATAGTCAAAACATTTTGTAAACAATCATCGCAATCTTGCAAGCAATGCAATATTTTTGTGATAAATAACGCCAGGAGCGAACATATTCGCCTGCATTTTTAAACTTGGTTTTATAGGCTGGGGTGGGAACAGTTTGAATCATTGTAAGATAGGAGTGTAGGGTGTGAGATAGTGATAAGATGTCTCTCTACAAAATACGGCAAGTTCTGAGCGGTTCTGCGGGGCGGTTGTGCATGAGTGCTACAATTAAGTTTAAATTGGCCATTGTCTTCTTTGCAGTGTTGCCGACTTGGAGAACATCATGGAACAGGATGAGATTGACCTAAAAACACTTCAAAGTTTCTGCTTCAACGGTAAACGCCCTCCAAGTAGTTCGTCCGTTGGCGTTGATCGCACCGTTCCTAACTGTTATCCATCACCGTAGGCATTCCGGATTGTAACGGGTTTCGAGCGCTATGCTGGAAGTTGCTGCTAGGGTATTTGAGCCCAAGGAAGTCGTCGTGGTCAGCTAAACTGACAAAACAGCGCGAGTTATACAAACAGTTTGTCAGTAAGTATACGTTCAACAACTAGCACCCCCTTATGCTTATACTCATTCGTTTGGATGCTCTTCAGATGAAATGGTGATATCTCCAGGGGAACAGGACGGGCCTGAATGCATTGATCACCCACTGAGCGACGGACCCGAAAGTAACTGGAGCACATTTTTCAGGGATAACGAAGTGCTGCTGCAGATTGATAAGGACGTCCGACGATTGTGTCCAGATATATCATTCTTCCAACAAGCGACTGAATTTCCATGCGAATTCGTGAAAGAGCGTGAACGAAAACTCCACGTACGAGTCGCTCCGACAACGCTTAGCTCAGCAAATGTCGAACGAAAAGGAATCGGCATGACGAAGGTAAGGAAGGTAGACAGGAACATTAGTTGTCACCGATTAGCATGGCATGGATTAGTTCAATTAACATCTCTAGCAAGTGATCTAGCTAACTAACTacgtttgtttgtatttccTCAATCCGCACCACTCCAACAGCAAGTAGGTTAAACTAACGAAATCGATTCTTTTGTGGCACGGAACGGGTTATGCATGTATCTGATAGTTTGATTCTGATCGTAGATTAATCTCATCACGAAACGCGCCACGGAAAGTTACGAAGCGATGGATGCCGGTCAGGAGGCGCATTGGGAGGTGGTCGAGCGGATATTATTCCTGTACGCCAAACTCAATCCGGGCCAGGGTTATGTTCAAGGCATGAATGAGATCATCGGGCCAATCTATTACGTGTTCGCATCGGATCCTCATCTCGAGTACCGGCAGTACGCCGAAGCGGAttgctttttctgcttcaCCGCTCTGATGGGCGAAATACGAGacttttttatcaaaacgCTCGACGAGTCGGAGGGTGGCATTAAGGGCATGATGACAAAACTGTCGAACCTGTTGCACGAGCAGGACGCCGAAGTGTGGGAGCGATTGCGGGAGCAGGAACTCTATCCGCAGTATTACAGCTTTCGATGGTTAACGTTGCTATTGTCGCAGGAATTCCCACTGCCAGATGTGTTGCGCATATGGGATTCCGTGTTCGCGGATCACAAGCGGTATGACTTCCTCATTAAAATTTGCTGTGCTATGATACTGTAAGTAATCAATGCCTTATCTTCAGCTGCATTCGAGAATGATCTATAATATGCTTCTTATATGTTGTTTTGCAGTTTACTACGGGATCAAATCTTGGAGAATGACTTCGCAAACAACGTGAAATTGctgcaaaattttccactcatGGACATTAACGTCGTGTTACGAAGGGCGACCTGTCTAGACTAGCGGTTTCAGCGAGTATGCATGTCACTTTTTGATAAGTTCGTATTTCTCAATTTTTTACAACACTTACACTCAACGCGTTCCAATAAAGTGGACCACTTCCACGTACCCGCAGAATTTCGACCGAAACGAGCTAGTTTCGAGCGCGATCGTTAAAGGTTTTCGGATCGTGAATGAAAGAAATTCTCTCTGGTTTAGCTTTATTTGCAACAAGGCGCTCCAGCTGGCCTTTTGGTACCATTTGCGCGCGCGGTTTGACTGCATTTATCTCAATTTCTCGGCCTGTCTTTTATTATATAGacgatttatgattttttatgATTCTTTTTTCATATGCTCTTTGCACAGATAGGTACATAATGCTCTGCCTGCTAGTGTTAGCGTTCATATTTCTTTTTGAAAGATTCAATGATCATTTAGTATATATAATTGTTTTA encodes:
- the LOC128725222 gene encoding TBC1 domain family member 13; this encodes MSLYKIRVADLENIMEQDEIDLKTLQSFCFNGIPDCNGFRALCWKLLLGYLSPRKSSWSAKLTKQRELYKQFVNEMVISPGEQDGPECIDHPLSDGPESNWSTFFRDNEVLLQIDKDVRRLCPDISFFQQATEFPCEFVKERERKLHVRVAPTTLSSANVERKGIGMTKINLITKRATESYEAMDAGQEAHWEVVERILFLYAKLNPGQGYVQGMNEIIGPIYYVFASDPHLEYRQYAEADCFFCFTALMGEIRDFFIKTLDESEGGIKGMMTKLSNLLHEQDAEVWERLREQELYPQYYSFRWLTLLLSQEFPLPDVLRIWDSVFADHKRYDFLIKICCAMILLLRDQILENDFANNVKLLQNFPLMDINVVLRRATCLD